ATGGTTTGCTAATGCTTGGATGGACTTCCTATTTCCTTGGCAATTACAACCAGGCAAAAGTTTTGTTTAACAAAGTAAAACTTTACAATCCCAATGATGCATCGGCAAACGAAGGCTTACAACTCATCAAATAAAAACACTAAAAATCCAAAAACCATGAAACAACTATTCATTTTGGTGCTGGCAAGCACACTGTTTCTGACCTCAAAAGCTCAGGTAACGCTCGATCGCACTTACAACTACTCAACCACCGTGGTAAAACTCGAAACAAACGGCTATAAATATTATTTAATGGATGTGCCCAATGCACAGTGCCGCATTTATAATTTAGACCATTCGCTATTTAAAACCATAAACTGCAGCGTTCCGAATAACTTTTATCTGGCTGATATAAAATACGTTTCGGAAAAACTCTTTGACAACGACTCGGGAATTGAACTGGTTTACACCTACTACAAGTACAACAATTCGGCACAGTATTACGAATACGACAGTAAAATTATTAACGAAGATGGTTCAGCCATAACAACCATTGACGGTGCCCGGTATGTTTACGTAAACCAAACAGAAGCAAATACATACAAAGTGTTTGCCTATTGTTACGATTATTCTGTTTTCCCGGAAATTATCTGGACCAATATTTACAGTTTGCCGGGTGAACCGGTTTCTGCCTTTGCCGGCCCCGAAACAACCAAAAATAATTTTGTCAATGTATTTCCAAATCCTGCAACAAACACGGTAAAAGTAGCTTACAAACTTCCGGAAAATATAAATGAAGGAACATTGTATTTAATCGATAACAGCGGAAACACAGTTAACCAGTACATTGTAGATACTCACACCGATCATTTATCAATCAGTGTTAATGAGCTGGCCAGTGGGGTTTATCATTATTTTATTGCGTACAATAACACCAAAACCGATTCTAAAAAATTGGTAGTCCGGTAATTCATATTGGGGTCAATTTAGTAAAACCACAGTTGAATAATACAAGTTGGATACTGGTTGAAACAGTTTAATTATTACCAATAATTTCGTCAAATCTTTCCTGGTCCAGAAACCTGGGAATGTAATTTATGCCTTCATTTGAAAGTGCAAGTACGAATGCCCGCAAGTGATTTTCAGATCCGTCGAGCAAGTTGCCATACACCTGATCGATATTTTTCACGTCGGTTAAATCCTTTAATTCCTGAATATCAAGAATATCAGTTTCCTCAATTATAGCGCCAACCACCAATGCAGAATCTAATTCCATACTTCCAAGTGCCATTAAAAAATCGTGCAACTGTTGCAATTCTTCATTTTCAAATTCACCAATGTCGTTCCCTAAAGCCGGATCATCGAGGGTGTAAAAATTAATTAGTCTCAATATTGCATCTGTATGACTTTGTTCACTCTCTGCAATATTTTCAAAAGTGTTGTGAGGAAATAAATCACCCAACTGCAAATACACATCGCGAGCCAATTTTTCTTCTTCCCGCATAAATACTATTCCTTCAATTTCATCGTCGGAGAGATCAACTTGCGAGCTGGCGTTTCCACTTTTTTCATTTGTTTCCAATGCCTCGTTAGGAGCAATGTTGGAACACGCTGACACAATGCAATAAAATGCCAGTACGCTAAGGATAAAAAACAGGTTTCTAAATTTCATGATTTTTGATTTTTTAGATGTAACAACAATTCAATCAATTGTTTATTAAATCAAAAGAAGGTGCACGTATTGGAAAGTCAGATAATAGTTTTTATACGGTTTTTGACAACGATAAGTTTGAAAAACCATTATCAATTTCACGAAAAAGAATGTATTTCGCCCCTGTTTTTTAAAACGAACATCCGGATGGAAGAATAAATACAAACAAACGTAAATAATAGAGGCCAGAATCAAATTAGGTCAAGCTTATCGAGCGAGTTTAATGTTTGCTTTTTCGAGTAACCAGGTAAGCAAAATTGTAACTGCAAATATTCCGCTAAACCAGTATATATATGTATTTATACTTTGGGTTTGATAGATGGCAGTTGCAATATTTCCAATTATTAACCACTGTATTACATAAAACTGAGTGATGTTTTTTCCCAGCCATTTTAAAAAATTACCAATAATGCTGGTCGGGTATTTTTGCACCAGGAACCGAAGAAAAACAACCCACAATACAATTACTGCCATTCCCCACATCGCAAACCAAAATGTGTGATGATAATAATCGGGCAAGTTAATGGTTGTGCGTATTCCCCATTGCCCAAATAACACCACAAAAAAACCGGCAACAGCTAAAATTGCTATTCGTATTAATTTGTGCGCTGAATAAAATCGAACAATGGTTTCTTCTGAATAAAAAAAGGCGAAACCAAATAATGGATAAGCCAGCCAGGGGAACAAAGGGAAATATGCCCACGAATAAGTTCCAGCTATAAATGGCAAAAGATAACTGCGCTCGGTAACCATCAGAAACGCATTCATTGGAGCAGTAAAAATTAAAACCAGAAATGCGAGAACAAACGCAACAAGAGTCTTTCCTCTTTTCAGGCTTTTTAATAAAGCCAAAACAACAATACTAAGCCCTGCCAGATAAAATATATCAACGCCCCAAATGTATTCCCATGGATTTATTTGCCACCCTGCATATTTTATCTTGATCAACAAATTGGCATTCAGTCCAATATTCAGCAACAATCCGAGCACAAAAACCTTAATTCCCCGAATTACATTTTGCCATGGTTTCTTTTTGCTTTTGGCAATAAAATAACCCATTACCATCATAAAAACCGGCACACCAACCGGCCCACCCAAAAGAAGCAAAACTTTCCCAAACAGACTTTCTCTTCCCGGATAATCAATAAATGTTTCAATAATATGTACCGGAACAATCAGGAAAACTGCAAATCCTTTTAGCAAATCAGGAAGTGGATATCGTTTCATTAAACTAAATTTTTAATTGTTAGAGCACCGATTCCTGTTGCCGCGGTTTCGCATACGTTTTTGTTTGTTGACTTGCTGGTTGTTACAATTGCCTTGCGGAACCACACAATTTCCACGGTTTCCGCATTCAAATTGAGAATCGACAATAGTTGCATACACTTCAGAAGACAGAACAACAGGCGTATATTCTCCATACCTGGATGACAATTGCCCTGTAAATGCTCTTAAATGATTTCCCGATGCCCGCAATAAATTTCCAAATACCACTGCAATGGTCTCATCCGGATTTAAATCTAACTGCTCCTGTAAATCTTTAATATCAACCTCCTCAATGTAGGCACCAACCTCCAGTGCATCCTGCAACGATTTGGCACCTTTGGTAACCAGCGTTTCGTACAATGCAGCAATATCCTGATTTTGAAATTTCCCGGGTTCAGAGAATGCGATGTCTTTTACGTCATAAGTTTCAAGTAAATATCCTACGGCATCGAAATGGCGACTTTCGCTATTGGAAATATTCCGAAAAACCGGGAGTTCCCATTTTTCATATAGCACCAAATACACATCGTGGGCCAGTTTTTCTTCTTCGCGCATTAGTTGCAAACCTTGTTTTTGTGCATCACTTAATTCATTGCATTCAACCAACTTCGGTAGAATTGTAACTGCCATCAGAAAGAAAAAGAATACTGTTTTCATCTCATTAAAATTATTAGTTTCAATTGTATTCAATGTATCTCGCTTTGAATTTTAATCCTTCTTTTATGAATTTGTAGAATTAAAACTCATACTCGTTTCATTGGTTAAATCTTTTTGTTTGTTTAAGTAGGACACATTTTACACAAAAAACTTGCGAATATATGTTCCATAAAGTTATAAAAACAATAACTCCCGAAGAAGAATCTCCGGGAGTTATTTATTGTAGTTTTCTGGTTTTCAAAAAGATATCAGGCATTAGGCCCGGTTCCGTCGCAAACACCAGTTCCCGGAACGAAGGTATCATCTGTATCCTCAGTATTATCATCTGTATCGTCATCTCCGGCAATAATT
The sequence above is a segment of the uncultured Draconibacterium sp. genome. Coding sequences within it:
- a CDS encoding acyltransferase — its product is MKRYPLPDLLKGFAVFLIVPVHIIETFIDYPGRESLFGKVLLLLGGPVGVPVFMMVMGYFIAKSKKKPWQNVIRGIKVFVLGLLLNIGLNANLLIKIKYAGWQINPWEYIWGVDIFYLAGLSIVVLALLKSLKRGKTLVAFVLAFLVLIFTAPMNAFLMVTERSYLLPFIAGTYSWAYFPLFPWLAYPLFGFAFFYSEETIVRFYSAHKLIRIAILAVAGFFVVLFGQWGIRTTINLPDYYHHTFWFAMWGMAVIVLWVVFLRFLVQKYPTSIIGNFLKWLGKNITQFYVIQWLIIGNIATAIYQTQSINTYIYWFSGIFAVTILLTWLLEKANIKLAR
- a CDS encoding DUF2202 domain-containing protein codes for the protein MKFRNLFFILSVLAFYCIVSACSNIAPNEALETNEKSGNASSQVDLSDDEIEGIVFMREEEKLARDVYLQLGDLFPHNTFENIAESEQSHTDAILRLINFYTLDDPALGNDIGEFENEELQQLHDFLMALGSMELDSALVVGAIIEETDILDIQELKDLTDVKNIDQVYGNLLDGSENHLRAFVLALSNEGINYIPRFLDQERFDEIIGNN
- a CDS encoding T9SS type A sorting domain-containing protein, whose protein sequence is MKQLFILVLASTLFLTSKAQVTLDRTYNYSTTVVKLETNGYKYYLMDVPNAQCRIYNLDHSLFKTINCSVPNNFYLADIKYVSEKLFDNDSGIELVYTYYKYNNSAQYYEYDSKIINEDGSAITTIDGARYVYVNQTEANTYKVFAYCYDYSVFPEIIWTNIYSLPGEPVSAFAGPETTKNNFVNVFPNPATNTVKVAYKLPENINEGTLYLIDNSGNTVNQYIVDTHTDHLSISVNELASGVYHYFIAYNNTKTDSKKLVVR
- a CDS encoding DUF2202 domain-containing protein, translating into MKTVFFFFLMAVTILPKLVECNELSDAQKQGLQLMREEEKLAHDVYLVLYEKWELPVFRNISNSESRHFDAVGYLLETYDVKDIAFSEPGKFQNQDIAALYETLVTKGAKSLQDALEVGAYIEEVDIKDLQEQLDLNPDETIAVVFGNLLRASGNHLRAFTGQLSSRYGEYTPVVLSSEVYATIVDSQFECGNRGNCVVPQGNCNNQQVNKQKRMRNRGNRNRCSNN